In Paramormyrops kingsleyae isolate MSU_618 chromosome 13, PKINGS_0.4, whole genome shotgun sequence, a single window of DNA contains:
- the LOC111836479 gene encoding inositol hexakisphosphate and diphosphoinositol-pentakisphosphate kinase 2-like isoform X8 — MPAPHRPGSRRATPTFFIGSEEDEHTGPGDSGMRTDAELPEDNDEGDSPPERQIVVGICSMMKKSKSKPMTQILERLCKFEYITVVIFPEEVILSEPVEQWPLCDCLISFHSKGFPLDKAVSYAKLRNPLLINDLNMQYFIQDRREVYRILREEGIDLPRYAVLNRDPDRPEECNLVEGEDHVEVNGEVFQKPFVEKPVCAEDHNVYIYYPTSAGGGSQRLFRKIGSRSSVYSPESSVRKTGSYIYEEFMPTDGTDVKVYTVSPDYAHAEARKSPALDGKVERDSEGKEVRYPVMLTAMEKLVARKVCLAFKQTVCGFDLLRANGHSFVCDVNGFSFVKNSMKYYDDCAKILGNIVMRELAPQFHIPWSIPTEAEDIPIVPTTSGTMMELRCVIAVIRHGDRTPKQKMKMEVRNPMFFDLFEKYGGYKTGKLKLKKPKQLQELLDIARQLLADLGQHNDCEIEEKKSKLEQLRTVLEMESSVNDYQCALLTPVVFDRSKRYGHFSGINRKVQLTYLPHGQPKTSSEEEDCRKEDPSLLLVLKWGGELTPAGRVQAEELGRAFRCMYPGGQDGSRRSLGCESPIGCGDYAGFPGCGLLRLHSTYRHDLKIYASDEGRVQMTAAAFAKGLLALEGELTPILVQMVKSANMNGLLDSDSDSLTGCQRRVKARLHEIMQQDKDFSEDDFNWLAPTSSPSLVNSMKVVGNPVKTCDKVYALIQSLTSQIRRRLEDPKSADLQLYHSETLELMLQRWSKLERDFRTKSGRYEISKIPDIYDCVKYDVQHNSSLGLEDMQELFCLSRALADIIIPQEYGIHKDEKLDIAYAYCLPLVKKIQLDLQRTHEDESVNKLHPLYSRGVMSPGRHVRTRLYFTSESHVHSLLSIFRYGGLLDEEKDQQWKRAMDYLSAVSELNYMTQIVIMLYEDNNKDPFSEERFHVELHFSPGVKGCEDEENAPMGFGFRPASAEKTDPGSLEDLSRDEPDRAMLLSEPAAVRKRSPLIRNRKAGSVEVLSDASSKASSFRFFPSCPQHPPEIKQSGLGFEGCSMVPSIYPLETLHNSLSLKQMDEFLTAVCKSGGYSHSKASKALSTMLDSQSQPAADAYVPQEVLSSLVSLCCESDSCTAGPGQANP; from the exons ATGCCCGCGCCCCACCGTCCTGGGAGCCGGCGTGCCACTCCCACCTTCTTCATTGGCTCTGAGGAGGATGAGCACACGGGCCCGGGGGACAGCGGAATGAGGACTGACGCGGAGCTGCCAGAGGACAACGATGAGGGAGACTCT CCTCCCGAGAGGCAAATCGTGGTGGGGATCTGCTCCATGATGAAGAAGTCCAAATCCAAGCCCATGACCCAGATCCTGGAGCGACTCTGCAAGTTCGAGTACATCACGGTGGTCATCTTCCCCGAGGAGGTGATCCTGAGCGAGCCGGTGGAGCAGTGGCCCCTCTGCGACTGTCTCATCTCCTTCCACTCCAAAG GGTTTCCTCTAGACAAGGCAGTGAGTTACGCCAAGCTGAGAAATCCACTTCTTATCAATGACTTGAACATGCAGTATTTCATACAAGACAG GAGGGAGGTGTATCGGATCTTGAGGGAGGAGGGCATCGACTTGCCTCGTTACGCTGTGCTGAACCGGGACCCCGACAGACCAGAGG AGTGCAACCTGGTGGAGGGTGAGGACCACGTGGAGGTCAACGGAGAGGTCTTCCAGAAACCCTTTGTGGAAAAGCCCGTCTGTGCTGAAGACCACAATGTGTACATCTACTACCCTACTTCTGCTGGCGGGGGTAGCCAGCGCCTCTTCCGGaag ATTGGCAGCCGCAGCAGTGTGTACTCGCCCGAGAGCAGCGTCCGCAAGACAGGATCTTACATCTACGAAGAGTTCATGCCCACCGATGGCACAGATGTCAAG GTGTACACAGTGAGCCCTGACTATGCCCACGCTGAGGCACGGAAGTCACCTGCCCTGGATGGCAAGGTAGAGCGCGACAGCGAAGGCAAAGAGGTCCGCTACCCCGTGATGCTGACCGCCATGGAGAAGTTGGTGGCTCGCAAGGTCTGTCTGGCATTCAAG CAAACCGTGTGTGGGTTCGATCTGCTTCGTGCAAACGGCCACTCCTTTGTCTGTGATGTCAATGGCTTCAGCTTCGTGAAGAACTCCATGAAGTACTATGACGACTGTGCCAAAATCCTAGG GAACATCGTGATGCGGGAGCTGGCTCCACAGTTTCACATCCCTTGGTCCATCCCGACTGAAGCTGAAGACATTCCCATCGTTCCCACCACCTCTGGAACCAT GATGGAGTTGCGCTGTGTGATTGCGGTAATACGACACGGCGACCGGACGCCAAAGCAGAAGATGAAGATGGAAGTGAGGAACCCAAT GTTCTTTGATTTGTTCGAGAAATATGGAGGTTACAAAACGGGCAAGCTGAAGCTGAAAAAGCCGAAACAGCTGCAG GAGCTGTTGGACATAGCCCGGCAGCTGCTGGCAGACCTGGGCCAACACAACGACTGTGAGATTGAGGAGAAGAAGTCAAAACTTGAGCAGCTGAGGACGGTTCTGGAGAT GGAATCCAGTGTGAATGACTACCAGTGCGCCCTTCTTACGCCTGTTGTCTTTGACAGGAGTAAAAG GTACGGCCATTTCTCAGGAATCAACCGGAAAGTGCAGCTCACCTACCTGCCACATGGGCAACCGAAAACCTCCAGTGAGGAGGAAG ACTGCCGAAAAGAGGACCCCTCTCTGCTGCTGGTGCTGAAGTGGGGCGGTGAGCTGACCCCAGCGGGCCGGGTGCAGGCGGAGGAGCTGGGCAGGGCTTTCCGCTGCATGTACCCTGGAGGACAAG ATGGTAGTCGCaggtccctgggttgtgagtCCCCTATTGGCTGTG GGGACTACGCCGGCTTTCCTGGCTGTGGTCTCCTCCGCCTGCACAGCACCTACCGACACGACCTCAAGATCTACGCCTCCGATGAGGGAAGGGTTCAGATGACCGCTGCCGCCTTCGCCAAG GGCCTACTGGCCCTGGAGGGGGAGCTGACGCCCATCCTGGTGCAGATGGTGAAGAGCGCCAACATGAACGGGCTCCTGGACAGCGACAGCGACTCCCTCACCGGCTGCCAGCGCCGCGTGAAGGCCCGTCTGCACGAGATCATGCAGCAGGACAAGGACTTCAGCGAGGACGACTTCAACTGG CTTGCCCCGACCAGCAGTCCTTCCTTGGTTAACTCCATGAAGGTGGTGGGGAACCCCGTGAAGACTTGCGACAAGGTCTACGCCCTTATCCAGAGCCTGACCTCCCAGATCCGCAGAAGACTGGAGGACCCCAAATCTGCAG ACCTGCAGCTGTACCACAGTGAGACCCTGGAACTGATGCTTCAGCGCTGGTCCAAGCTGGAGCGGGACTTCCGGACGAAAAGCGGCCGCTATGAGATCAGCAAGATCCCGGACATCTACGACTGCGTGAAGTACGACGTGCAGCACAACAGCTCACTGGGCTTGGAGGACATGCAGGAGCTGTTCTGTTTGTCCCGGGCCCTGGCTGATATAATCATCCCTCAG GAATACGGCATTCACAAAGACGAAAAGCTGGACATCGCCTATGCCTACTGCCTCCCGCTGGTGAAGAAGATCCAGCTGGACCTGCAGAGGACTCACGAGGATGAGTCGGTCAACAAGCTGCACCCGCT GTATTCCCGTGGGGTGATGTCGCCGGGACGGCACGTTCGCACGAGGCTGTACTTCACCAGCGAGAGTCACGTCCATTCCCTCCTCAGCATCTTCCGCTACGGAGGCCTGCTTGAC GAGGAGAAGGACCAACAGTGGAAGAGGGCCATGGATTACCTGAGTGCGGTTTCAGAACTGAACTACATGACCCAGATCGTCATTATGCTATATGAAGACAACAACAAG GACCCCTTCTCTGAGGAACGCTTTCATGTGGAGCTACACTTCAGTCCCGGAGTTAAGGGCTGCGAGGATGAAGAGAATGCCCCAATGGGCTTCGGTTTCCGCCCTGCCTCTGCtgag AAGACTGACCCCGGCAGCCTGGAGGACCTGTCGCGCGATGAGCCGGATCGTGCCATGCTGCTCTCCGAACCGGCCGCTGTCAGGAAACGCTCGCCGCTCATTCGCAACCGCAAGGCCGGCTCTGTGGAG GTGCTTTCGGATGCCTCCTCCAAGGCTAGCAGCTTCAGGTTCTTCCCCTCCTGCCCCCAGCACCCCCCGGAGATAAAGCAGAGTGGATTAG GGTTCGAGGGCTGCTCCATGGTTCCCTCCATCTATCCGCTGGAAACGCTGCAcaactctctgtctctcaagCAGATGGACGAGTTCCTGACCGCTGTATGCAAGAGTGGTGGCTACTCTCACTCCAAAGCCAGCAAAG CGCTGTCAACCATGTTAGATTCTCAGAGCCAGCCAGCTGCGGACGCCTACGTCCCCCAGGAAGTACTGTCCTCCTTGGTCTCACTCTGCTGTGAATCGGACTCCTGTACAGCAGGACCCGGCCAGGCTAATCCTTAG
- the LOC111836479 gene encoding inositol hexakisphosphate and diphosphoinositol-pentakisphosphate kinase 1-like isoform X2 has protein sequence MPAPHRPGSRRATPTFFIGSEEDEHTGPGDSGMRTDAELPEDNDEGDSPPERQIVVGICSMMKKSKSKPMTQILERLCKFEYITVVIFPEEVILSEPVEQWPLCDCLISFHSKGFPLDKAVSYAKLRNPLLINDLNMQYFIQDRREVYRILREEGIDLPRYAVLNRDPDRPEECNLVEGEDHVEVNGEVFQKPFVEKPVCAEDHNVYIYYPTSAGGGSQRLFRKIGSRSSVYSPESSVRKTGSYIYEEFMPTDGTDVKVYTVSPDYAHAEARKSPALDGKVERDSEGKEVRYPVMLTAMEKLVARKVCLAFKQTVCGFDLLRANGHSFVCDVNGFSFVKNSMKYYDDCAKILGNIVMRELAPQFHIPWSIPTEAEDIPIVPTTSGTMMELRCVIAVIRHGDRTPKQKMKMEVRNPMFFDLFEKYGGYKTGKLKLKKPKQLQELLDIARQLLADLGQHNDCEIEEKKSKLEQLRTVLEMESSVNDYQCALLTPVVFDRSKRYGHFSGINRKVQLTYLPHGQPKTSSEEEDCRKEDPSLLLVLKWGGELTPAGRVQAEELGRAFRCMYPGGQDGSRRSLGCESPIGCGDYAGFPGCGLLRLHSTYRHDLKIYASDEGRVQMTAAAFAKGLLALEGELTPILVQMVKSANMNGLLDSDSDSLTGCQRRVKARLHEIMQQDKDFSEDDFNWLAPTSSPSLVNSMKVVGNPVKTCDKVYALIQSLTSQIRRRLEDPKSADLQLYHSETLELMLQRWSKLERDFRTKSGRYEISKIPDIYDCVKYDVQHNSSLGLEDMQELFCLSRALADIIIPQEYGIHKDEKLDIAYAYCLPLVKKIQLDLQRTHEDESVNKLHPLYSRGVMSPGRHVRTRLYFTSESHVHSLLSIFRYGGLLDEEKDQQWKRAMDYLSAVSELNYMTQIVIMLYEDNNKDPFSEERFHVELHFSPGVKGCEDEENAPMGFGFRPASAETDPGSLEDLSRDEPDRAMLLSEPAAVRKRSPLIRNRKAGSVEVLSDASSKASSFRFFPSCPQHPPEIKQSGLGPQCTGIFSTTVLGGSSSAPDLRDYACTHCKKLFSGNQGHEDGFEGCSMVPSIYPLETLHNSLSLKQMDEFLTAVCKSGGYSHSKASKALSTMLDSQSQPAADAYVPQEVLSSLVSLCCESDSCTAGPGQANP, from the exons ATGCCCGCGCCCCACCGTCCTGGGAGCCGGCGTGCCACTCCCACCTTCTTCATTGGCTCTGAGGAGGATGAGCACACGGGCCCGGGGGACAGCGGAATGAGGACTGACGCGGAGCTGCCAGAGGACAACGATGAGGGAGACTCT CCTCCCGAGAGGCAAATCGTGGTGGGGATCTGCTCCATGATGAAGAAGTCCAAATCCAAGCCCATGACCCAGATCCTGGAGCGACTCTGCAAGTTCGAGTACATCACGGTGGTCATCTTCCCCGAGGAGGTGATCCTGAGCGAGCCGGTGGAGCAGTGGCCCCTCTGCGACTGTCTCATCTCCTTCCACTCCAAAG GGTTTCCTCTAGACAAGGCAGTGAGTTACGCCAAGCTGAGAAATCCACTTCTTATCAATGACTTGAACATGCAGTATTTCATACAAGACAG GAGGGAGGTGTATCGGATCTTGAGGGAGGAGGGCATCGACTTGCCTCGTTACGCTGTGCTGAACCGGGACCCCGACAGACCAGAGG AGTGCAACCTGGTGGAGGGTGAGGACCACGTGGAGGTCAACGGAGAGGTCTTCCAGAAACCCTTTGTGGAAAAGCCCGTCTGTGCTGAAGACCACAATGTGTACATCTACTACCCTACTTCTGCTGGCGGGGGTAGCCAGCGCCTCTTCCGGaag ATTGGCAGCCGCAGCAGTGTGTACTCGCCCGAGAGCAGCGTCCGCAAGACAGGATCTTACATCTACGAAGAGTTCATGCCCACCGATGGCACAGATGTCAAG GTGTACACAGTGAGCCCTGACTATGCCCACGCTGAGGCACGGAAGTCACCTGCCCTGGATGGCAAGGTAGAGCGCGACAGCGAAGGCAAAGAGGTCCGCTACCCCGTGATGCTGACCGCCATGGAGAAGTTGGTGGCTCGCAAGGTCTGTCTGGCATTCAAG CAAACCGTGTGTGGGTTCGATCTGCTTCGTGCAAACGGCCACTCCTTTGTCTGTGATGTCAATGGCTTCAGCTTCGTGAAGAACTCCATGAAGTACTATGACGACTGTGCCAAAATCCTAGG GAACATCGTGATGCGGGAGCTGGCTCCACAGTTTCACATCCCTTGGTCCATCCCGACTGAAGCTGAAGACATTCCCATCGTTCCCACCACCTCTGGAACCAT GATGGAGTTGCGCTGTGTGATTGCGGTAATACGACACGGCGACCGGACGCCAAAGCAGAAGATGAAGATGGAAGTGAGGAACCCAAT GTTCTTTGATTTGTTCGAGAAATATGGAGGTTACAAAACGGGCAAGCTGAAGCTGAAAAAGCCGAAACAGCTGCAG GAGCTGTTGGACATAGCCCGGCAGCTGCTGGCAGACCTGGGCCAACACAACGACTGTGAGATTGAGGAGAAGAAGTCAAAACTTGAGCAGCTGAGGACGGTTCTGGAGAT GGAATCCAGTGTGAATGACTACCAGTGCGCCCTTCTTACGCCTGTTGTCTTTGACAGGAGTAAAAG GTACGGCCATTTCTCAGGAATCAACCGGAAAGTGCAGCTCACCTACCTGCCACATGGGCAACCGAAAACCTCCAGTGAGGAGGAAG ACTGCCGAAAAGAGGACCCCTCTCTGCTGCTGGTGCTGAAGTGGGGCGGTGAGCTGACCCCAGCGGGCCGGGTGCAGGCGGAGGAGCTGGGCAGGGCTTTCCGCTGCATGTACCCTGGAGGACAAG ATGGTAGTCGCaggtccctgggttgtgagtCCCCTATTGGCTGTG GGGACTACGCCGGCTTTCCTGGCTGTGGTCTCCTCCGCCTGCACAGCACCTACCGACACGACCTCAAGATCTACGCCTCCGATGAGGGAAGGGTTCAGATGACCGCTGCCGCCTTCGCCAAG GGCCTACTGGCCCTGGAGGGGGAGCTGACGCCCATCCTGGTGCAGATGGTGAAGAGCGCCAACATGAACGGGCTCCTGGACAGCGACAGCGACTCCCTCACCGGCTGCCAGCGCCGCGTGAAGGCCCGTCTGCACGAGATCATGCAGCAGGACAAGGACTTCAGCGAGGACGACTTCAACTGG CTTGCCCCGACCAGCAGTCCTTCCTTGGTTAACTCCATGAAGGTGGTGGGGAACCCCGTGAAGACTTGCGACAAGGTCTACGCCCTTATCCAGAGCCTGACCTCCCAGATCCGCAGAAGACTGGAGGACCCCAAATCTGCAG ACCTGCAGCTGTACCACAGTGAGACCCTGGAACTGATGCTTCAGCGCTGGTCCAAGCTGGAGCGGGACTTCCGGACGAAAAGCGGCCGCTATGAGATCAGCAAGATCCCGGACATCTACGACTGCGTGAAGTACGACGTGCAGCACAACAGCTCACTGGGCTTGGAGGACATGCAGGAGCTGTTCTGTTTGTCCCGGGCCCTGGCTGATATAATCATCCCTCAG GAATACGGCATTCACAAAGACGAAAAGCTGGACATCGCCTATGCCTACTGCCTCCCGCTGGTGAAGAAGATCCAGCTGGACCTGCAGAGGACTCACGAGGATGAGTCGGTCAACAAGCTGCACCCGCT GTATTCCCGTGGGGTGATGTCGCCGGGACGGCACGTTCGCACGAGGCTGTACTTCACCAGCGAGAGTCACGTCCATTCCCTCCTCAGCATCTTCCGCTACGGAGGCCTGCTTGAC GAGGAGAAGGACCAACAGTGGAAGAGGGCCATGGATTACCTGAGTGCGGTTTCAGAACTGAACTACATGACCCAGATCGTCATTATGCTATATGAAGACAACAACAAG GACCCCTTCTCTGAGGAACGCTTTCATGTGGAGCTACACTTCAGTCCCGGAGTTAAGGGCTGCGAGGATGAAGAGAATGCCCCAATGGGCTTCGGTTTCCGCCCTGCCTCTGCtgag ACTGACCCCGGCAGCCTGGAGGACCTGTCGCGCGATGAGCCGGATCGTGCCATGCTGCTCTCCGAACCGGCCGCTGTCAGGAAACGCTCGCCGCTCATTCGCAACCGCAAGGCCGGCTCTGTGGAG GTGCTTTCGGATGCCTCCTCCAAGGCTAGCAGCTTCAGGTTCTTCCCCTCCTGCCCCCAGCACCCCCCGGAGATAAAGCAGAGTGGATTAG GCCCCCAGTGCACTGGAATCTTTAGCACCACCGTCCTGGGGGGCTCCTCCAGTGCCCCTGACCTGCGAGACTACGCTTGCACACACTGCAAAAAACTCTTCTCTGGCAACCAGGGCCACGAGGACG GGTTCGAGGGCTGCTCCATGGTTCCCTCCATCTATCCGCTGGAAACGCTGCAcaactctctgtctctcaagCAGATGGACGAGTTCCTGACCGCTGTATGCAAGAGTGGTGGCTACTCTCACTCCAAAGCCAGCAAAG CGCTGTCAACCATGTTAGATTCTCAGAGCCAGCCAGCTGCGGACGCCTACGTCCCCCAGGAAGTACTGTCCTCCTTGGTCTCACTCTGCTGTGAATCGGACTCCTGTACAGCAGGACCCGGCCAGGCTAATCCTTAG
- the LOC111836479 gene encoding inositol hexakisphosphate and diphosphoinositol-pentakisphosphate kinase 1-like isoform X4, with the protein MPAPHRPGSRRATPTFFIGSEEDEHTGPGDSGMRTDAELPEDNDEGDSPPERQIVVGICSMMKKSKSKPMTQILERLCKFEYITVVIFPEEVILSEPVEQWPLCDCLISFHSKGFPLDKAVSYAKLRNPLLINDLNMQYFIQDRREVYRILREEGIDLPRYAVLNRDPDRPEECNLVEGEDHVEVNGEVFQKPFVEKPVCAEDHNVYIYYPTSAGGGSQRLFRKIGSRSSVYSPESSVRKTGSYIYEEFMPTDGTDVKVYTVSPDYAHAEARKSPALDGKVERDSEGKEVRYPVMLTAMEKLVARKVCLAFKQTVCGFDLLRANGHSFVCDVNGFSFVKNSMKYYDDCAKILGNIVMRELAPQFHIPWSIPTEAEDIPIVPTTSGTMMELRCVIAVIRHGDRTPKQKMKMEVRNPMFFDLFEKYGGYKTGKLKLKKPKQLQELLDIARQLLADLGQHNDCEIEEKKSKLEQLRTVLEMESSVNDYQCALLTPVVFDRSKRYGHFSGINRKVQLTYLPHGQPKTSSEEEDCRKEDPSLLLVLKWGGELTPAGRVQAEELGRAFRCMYPGGQGDYAGFPGCGLLRLHSTYRHDLKIYASDEGRVQMTAAAFAKGLLALEGELTPILVQMVKSANMNGLLDSDSDSLTGCQRRVKARLHEIMQQDKDFSEDDFNWLAPTSSPSLVNSMKVVGNPVKTCDKVYALIQSLTSQIRRRLEDPKSADLQLYHSETLELMLQRWSKLERDFRTKSGRYEISKIPDIYDCVKYDVQHNSSLGLEDMQELFCLSRALADIIIPQEYGIHKDEKLDIAYAYCLPLVKKIQLDLQRTHEDESVNKLHPLYSRGVMSPGRHVRTRLYFTSESHVHSLLSIFRYGGLLDEEKDQQWKRAMDYLSAVSELNYMTQIVIMLYEDNNKDPFSEERFHVELHFSPGVKGCEDEENAPMGFGFRPASAEKTDPGSLEDLSRDEPDRAMLLSEPAAVRKRSPLIRNRKAGSVEVLSDASSKASSFRFFPSCPQHPPEIKQSGLGPQCTGIFSTTVLGGSSSAPDLRDYACTHCKKLFSGNQGHEDGFEGCSMVPSIYPLETLHNSLSLKQMDEFLTAVCKSGGYSHSKASKALSTMLDSQSQPAADAYVPQEVLSSLVSLCCESDSCTAGPGQANP; encoded by the exons ATGCCCGCGCCCCACCGTCCTGGGAGCCGGCGTGCCACTCCCACCTTCTTCATTGGCTCTGAGGAGGATGAGCACACGGGCCCGGGGGACAGCGGAATGAGGACTGACGCGGAGCTGCCAGAGGACAACGATGAGGGAGACTCT CCTCCCGAGAGGCAAATCGTGGTGGGGATCTGCTCCATGATGAAGAAGTCCAAATCCAAGCCCATGACCCAGATCCTGGAGCGACTCTGCAAGTTCGAGTACATCACGGTGGTCATCTTCCCCGAGGAGGTGATCCTGAGCGAGCCGGTGGAGCAGTGGCCCCTCTGCGACTGTCTCATCTCCTTCCACTCCAAAG GGTTTCCTCTAGACAAGGCAGTGAGTTACGCCAAGCTGAGAAATCCACTTCTTATCAATGACTTGAACATGCAGTATTTCATACAAGACAG GAGGGAGGTGTATCGGATCTTGAGGGAGGAGGGCATCGACTTGCCTCGTTACGCTGTGCTGAACCGGGACCCCGACAGACCAGAGG AGTGCAACCTGGTGGAGGGTGAGGACCACGTGGAGGTCAACGGAGAGGTCTTCCAGAAACCCTTTGTGGAAAAGCCCGTCTGTGCTGAAGACCACAATGTGTACATCTACTACCCTACTTCTGCTGGCGGGGGTAGCCAGCGCCTCTTCCGGaag ATTGGCAGCCGCAGCAGTGTGTACTCGCCCGAGAGCAGCGTCCGCAAGACAGGATCTTACATCTACGAAGAGTTCATGCCCACCGATGGCACAGATGTCAAG GTGTACACAGTGAGCCCTGACTATGCCCACGCTGAGGCACGGAAGTCACCTGCCCTGGATGGCAAGGTAGAGCGCGACAGCGAAGGCAAAGAGGTCCGCTACCCCGTGATGCTGACCGCCATGGAGAAGTTGGTGGCTCGCAAGGTCTGTCTGGCATTCAAG CAAACCGTGTGTGGGTTCGATCTGCTTCGTGCAAACGGCCACTCCTTTGTCTGTGATGTCAATGGCTTCAGCTTCGTGAAGAACTCCATGAAGTACTATGACGACTGTGCCAAAATCCTAGG GAACATCGTGATGCGGGAGCTGGCTCCACAGTTTCACATCCCTTGGTCCATCCCGACTGAAGCTGAAGACATTCCCATCGTTCCCACCACCTCTGGAACCAT GATGGAGTTGCGCTGTGTGATTGCGGTAATACGACACGGCGACCGGACGCCAAAGCAGAAGATGAAGATGGAAGTGAGGAACCCAAT GTTCTTTGATTTGTTCGAGAAATATGGAGGTTACAAAACGGGCAAGCTGAAGCTGAAAAAGCCGAAACAGCTGCAG GAGCTGTTGGACATAGCCCGGCAGCTGCTGGCAGACCTGGGCCAACACAACGACTGTGAGATTGAGGAGAAGAAGTCAAAACTTGAGCAGCTGAGGACGGTTCTGGAGAT GGAATCCAGTGTGAATGACTACCAGTGCGCCCTTCTTACGCCTGTTGTCTTTGACAGGAGTAAAAG GTACGGCCATTTCTCAGGAATCAACCGGAAAGTGCAGCTCACCTACCTGCCACATGGGCAACCGAAAACCTCCAGTGAGGAGGAAG ACTGCCGAAAAGAGGACCCCTCTCTGCTGCTGGTGCTGAAGTGGGGCGGTGAGCTGACCCCAGCGGGCCGGGTGCAGGCGGAGGAGCTGGGCAGGGCTTTCCGCTGCATGTACCCTGGAGGACAAG GGGACTACGCCGGCTTTCCTGGCTGTGGTCTCCTCCGCCTGCACAGCACCTACCGACACGACCTCAAGATCTACGCCTCCGATGAGGGAAGGGTTCAGATGACCGCTGCCGCCTTCGCCAAG GGCCTACTGGCCCTGGAGGGGGAGCTGACGCCCATCCTGGTGCAGATGGTGAAGAGCGCCAACATGAACGGGCTCCTGGACAGCGACAGCGACTCCCTCACCGGCTGCCAGCGCCGCGTGAAGGCCCGTCTGCACGAGATCATGCAGCAGGACAAGGACTTCAGCGAGGACGACTTCAACTGG CTTGCCCCGACCAGCAGTCCTTCCTTGGTTAACTCCATGAAGGTGGTGGGGAACCCCGTGAAGACTTGCGACAAGGTCTACGCCCTTATCCAGAGCCTGACCTCCCAGATCCGCAGAAGACTGGAGGACCCCAAATCTGCAG ACCTGCAGCTGTACCACAGTGAGACCCTGGAACTGATGCTTCAGCGCTGGTCCAAGCTGGAGCGGGACTTCCGGACGAAAAGCGGCCGCTATGAGATCAGCAAGATCCCGGACATCTACGACTGCGTGAAGTACGACGTGCAGCACAACAGCTCACTGGGCTTGGAGGACATGCAGGAGCTGTTCTGTTTGTCCCGGGCCCTGGCTGATATAATCATCCCTCAG GAATACGGCATTCACAAAGACGAAAAGCTGGACATCGCCTATGCCTACTGCCTCCCGCTGGTGAAGAAGATCCAGCTGGACCTGCAGAGGACTCACGAGGATGAGTCGGTCAACAAGCTGCACCCGCT GTATTCCCGTGGGGTGATGTCGCCGGGACGGCACGTTCGCACGAGGCTGTACTTCACCAGCGAGAGTCACGTCCATTCCCTCCTCAGCATCTTCCGCTACGGAGGCCTGCTTGAC GAGGAGAAGGACCAACAGTGGAAGAGGGCCATGGATTACCTGAGTGCGGTTTCAGAACTGAACTACATGACCCAGATCGTCATTATGCTATATGAAGACAACAACAAG GACCCCTTCTCTGAGGAACGCTTTCATGTGGAGCTACACTTCAGTCCCGGAGTTAAGGGCTGCGAGGATGAAGAGAATGCCCCAATGGGCTTCGGTTTCCGCCCTGCCTCTGCtgag AAGACTGACCCCGGCAGCCTGGAGGACCTGTCGCGCGATGAGCCGGATCGTGCCATGCTGCTCTCCGAACCGGCCGCTGTCAGGAAACGCTCGCCGCTCATTCGCAACCGCAAGGCCGGCTCTGTGGAG GTGCTTTCGGATGCCTCCTCCAAGGCTAGCAGCTTCAGGTTCTTCCCCTCCTGCCCCCAGCACCCCCCGGAGATAAAGCAGAGTGGATTAG GCCCCCAGTGCACTGGAATCTTTAGCACCACCGTCCTGGGGGGCTCCTCCAGTGCCCCTGACCTGCGAGACTACGCTTGCACACACTGCAAAAAACTCTTCTCTGGCAACCAGGGCCACGAGGACG GGTTCGAGGGCTGCTCCATGGTTCCCTCCATCTATCCGCTGGAAACGCTGCAcaactctctgtctctcaagCAGATGGACGAGTTCCTGACCGCTGTATGCAAGAGTGGTGGCTACTCTCACTCCAAAGCCAGCAAAG CGCTGTCAACCATGTTAGATTCTCAGAGCCAGCCAGCTGCGGACGCCTACGTCCCCCAGGAAGTACTGTCCTCCTTGGTCTCACTCTGCTGTGAATCGGACTCCTGTACAGCAGGACCCGGCCAGGCTAATCCTTAG